A genome region from Streptomyces sp. S4.7 includes the following:
- a CDS encoding ABC transporter permease, which yields MNSLTPRGPAWVAVRQHRPALWTALLLTVLTVGCVVAARVWVGSAGVVVSCGKGCEMSTTASGWFRWAENYVGHAAVLLPLVVAAFTAGPLIARELESGMYRLAWTQSVSPARWLAVRLAGAAAVATAGAVLLTVTLRWSRSYSQEDAFLSMARSWSGREVYPALGATVVGYVLLAVAVGALAAVLLRRTLLAIAVGVAATGGVSLFFAWVRPHLWPVVKAEGGAGTSPFTASSEPWIVREGVVLADGGRMTYKQCLDMGFSKSPCDPGSTPTAVTRFYEYHPASHFWPLQLVETGIVLVLAAACVFAAFKVLGRRHG from the coding sequence ATGAACTCCCTGACACCGCGCGGCCCGGCCTGGGTCGCGGTACGCCAGCACCGCCCCGCGCTGTGGACGGCGCTGCTCCTCACGGTGCTCACCGTCGGCTGCGTGGTCGCGGCCCGTGTCTGGGTCGGCTCGGCCGGGGTGGTGGTGAGCTGCGGCAAGGGGTGTGAGATGAGTACGACGGCGAGCGGCTGGTTCCGCTGGGCGGAGAACTACGTCGGGCACGCCGCCGTCCTGCTGCCGCTCGTCGTCGCGGCGTTCACCGCGGGTCCGCTGATCGCCCGTGAACTGGAATCGGGCATGTACCGACTGGCATGGACCCAGTCGGTGTCGCCCGCCCGCTGGCTCGCCGTGCGACTCGCCGGCGCCGCCGCTGTCGCCACGGCGGGCGCCGTCCTCCTGACCGTCACTCTCCGCTGGAGCAGGTCCTACAGCCAGGAAGACGCGTTCCTGTCCATGGCCCGGTCCTGGAGCGGTCGTGAGGTCTACCCCGCCCTGGGAGCGACCGTTGTCGGCTATGTCCTGCTGGCGGTCGCCGTCGGCGCGCTCGCGGCCGTACTCCTGCGCCGCACCCTCCTGGCGATCGCCGTCGGCGTGGCCGCCACGGGGGGAGTCTCGCTGTTCTTCGCCTGGGTGCGGCCCCACCTGTGGCCGGTCGTCAAGGCAGAGGGGGGCGCGGGGACGAGCCCCTTCACGGCGTCGTCCGAGCCCTGGATCGTACGAGAAGGCGTCGTCCTCGCCGACGGCGGCCGGATGACCTACAAGCAGTGCCTGGACATGGGTTTCTCGAAGTCGCCGTGCGACCCGGGCAGCACCCCCACGGCCGTCACACGCTTCTACGAGTACCACCCCGCCTCGCACTTCTGGCCCCTCCAGCTCGTCGAGACCGGCATCGTGCTCGTGCTGGCCGCCGCGTGCGTCTTCGCCGCGTTCAAGGTATTGGGGCGGCGGCACGGCTGA
- a CDS encoding RNA degradosome polyphosphate kinase: MSQQPAESPVHPQPSVGSIAAHRPHTVAAAVSDLEPDLDADLDSYDQDGDADGGELPQGRFLDRERSWLAFNERVLELAEDPATPLLERANFLAIFASNLDEFFMVRVAGLKRRIATGVATRSASGLQPREVLDLIWTRSREIMARHAACFQQDVSPALADEGIHLIRWGDLTEKEQARLFTLFRQQIFPVLTPLAVDPAHPFPYISGLSLNLAVVVRNPVSGHRHFARVKVPPLLTRFLEASPQRYVPLEDVIAAHLEELFPGMEVLAHHMFRVTRNEDLEVEEDDAENLLKALEKELMRRRFGPPVRLEVEESIDPYVLDLLVRELKVSDAEVYPLPGPLDLTGLFGIAALDRPELKFPKFIAGTHRDLAEVESASAPDVFAALRERDVLLHHPYDSFSTSVQAFLEQAAGDPDVLAIKQTLYRTSGDSPIVDALIDAAESGKQVLVLVEIKARFDEQANIKWARKLEEAGCHVVYGLVGLKTHCKLSLVVRQEGEALRRYSHVGTGNYHPKTARLYEDLGLLTADPHVGADLSDLFNRLSGYSRRETYRRLLVAPKSLRDGLITRINKEAAHHRSGRPAYVRIKVNSMVDEAVIDACYRAAQAGVPVDIWVRGICAVRPGVHGLSENIRVRSILGRFLEHSRIFAFGNGGEPEVWFGSADMMHRNLDRRIEALVRVTDPAHRASISRLLETGMADTTASWHLGGDGNWTRHSVDADGQPLRHVQEMLIDARRRRRAAP; the protein is encoded by the coding sequence ATGAGCCAGCAGCCTGCCGAGAGCCCGGTCCACCCGCAGCCGTCCGTCGGGTCCATCGCCGCACACCGGCCGCACACCGTCGCCGCCGCGGTCTCCGATCTGGAGCCCGACCTCGACGCCGACCTCGACTCGTACGACCAGGACGGCGACGCGGACGGCGGCGAGCTGCCCCAGGGCCGCTTCCTCGACCGCGAACGCAGCTGGCTCGCCTTCAACGAACGCGTGCTGGAACTGGCCGAGGACCCGGCCACCCCGCTACTCGAACGGGCGAACTTCCTCGCCATCTTCGCGTCCAACCTCGACGAGTTCTTCATGGTCCGCGTCGCGGGCCTGAAGCGCCGGATAGCGACCGGCGTCGCCACCCGATCGGCCTCAGGGCTCCAGCCCCGCGAAGTGCTCGACCTGATCTGGACCCGGTCGCGGGAGATCATGGCGCGGCACGCCGCCTGCTTCCAGCAGGACGTCTCCCCCGCGCTCGCCGACGAGGGCATCCATCTGATCCGCTGGGGCGATCTCACGGAGAAGGAGCAGGCCCGCCTGTTCACCCTGTTCCGGCAGCAGATCTTCCCCGTCCTGACGCCCCTGGCCGTGGACCCCGCGCACCCCTTCCCGTACATCTCGGGTCTCTCCCTCAACCTCGCGGTCGTCGTCCGCAACCCCGTCAGCGGCCACCGGCACTTCGCCCGCGTCAAGGTGCCGCCTCTGCTGACGCGCTTCCTGGAGGCGTCCCCGCAGCGGTACGTACCCCTGGAGGACGTCATCGCGGCGCACCTGGAGGAGCTGTTCCCCGGGATGGAGGTCCTGGCGCACCACATGTTCCGGGTCACCCGCAACGAGGACCTGGAGGTGGAGGAGGACGACGCGGAGAACCTCCTCAAGGCGCTGGAGAAGGAACTCATGCGGCGCCGCTTCGGCCCGCCGGTGCGCCTGGAGGTCGAGGAGTCGATCGACCCGTACGTGCTCGACCTGCTGGTCCGCGAGCTGAAGGTCTCCGACGCCGAGGTCTATCCGCTGCCGGGGCCGCTGGATCTGACCGGTCTGTTCGGGATAGCCGCGCTCGACCGGCCGGAGCTGAAGTTCCCCAAGTTCATCGCGGGCACGCACCGCGACCTCGCGGAGGTGGAGTCGGCGTCGGCGCCGGACGTCTTCGCGGCGCTGCGGGAGCGCGACGTACTGCTGCACCACCCTTACGACTCGTTCTCCACCTCCGTCCAGGCGTTCCTGGAGCAGGCCGCGGGCGACCCCGACGTGCTGGCGATCAAGCAGACGCTGTACCGGACCTCCGGCGACTCCCCCATAGTCGACGCGCTGATCGACGCCGCCGAGTCGGGCAAGCAGGTCCTGGTCCTCGTCGAGATCAAGGCACGCTTCGACGAGCAGGCCAACATCAAGTGGGCGCGCAAGCTCGAAGAGGCCGGCTGCCATGTCGTGTACGGGCTGGTCGGGCTCAAGACGCACTGCAAGCTCTCGCTCGTGGTCCGGCAGGAGGGCGAGGCCCTGCGCCGCTACAGCCACGTCGGCACCGGCAACTACCACCCGAAGACGGCACGGCTCTACGAGGACCTGGGCCTGCTCACGGCGGACCCGCACGTCGGGGCGGACCTCTCCGACCTCTTCAACCGGCTGTCGGGATACTCGCGGCGCGAGACGTACCGCAGGCTGCTCGTCGCGCCCAAGTCGCTGCGCGACGGGCTGATCACGCGCATAAACAAGGAAGCGGCACACCACCGTTCGGGGCGCCCGGCGTATGTACGCATCAAGGTCAACTCGATGGTCGACGAAGCGGTCATCGACGCGTGCTACCGCGCGGCGCAGGCGGGCGTACCGGTGGACATCTGGGTGCGGGGCATCTGCGCCGTACGCCCCGGCGTGCACGGCCTGTCGGAGAACATCCGGGTGCGCTCCATCCTCGGGCGCTTCCTCGAACACTCGCGGATCTTCGCCTTCGGCAACGGCGGCGAGCCCGAGGTGTGGTTCGGCAGCGCCGACATGATGCACCGCAACCTCGACCGTCGTATCGAGGCCCTGGTACGGGTCACCGACCCGGCGCACCGCGCCTCCATCAGCAGGCTTCTGGAGACCGGCATGGCGGACACCACCGCGTCCTGGCACCTGGGCGGCGACGGCAACTGGACCCGGCACTCCGTCGACGCGGACGGGCAGCCGCTCAGGCACGTACAGGAAATGCTCATTGACGCCCGGAGGCGCCGGCGTGCAGCACCATGA
- a CDS encoding CHAD domain-containing protein, translated as MLAGYLNARCADFLRSLRLYGESGSDTAAAAEAASALRCSARRIGGTLHTFRVLLDPAWADQLRTELGWLSGTLAQEYACTARLHRLVSALGRLSGPGPAPGSGPVPTARSGEGASAATAGALTVGASRAGALLERQLTLARTRSHSAALQALGSSRFHAVADAVAVLASEVPLAPVAGAPAAEILAAPRSAAERRLLDAVSALPLARAAHPYNAEALVHGLATPSDGEAQDAPWHQVRLLLRLHRYAQEVRRSGGSPDPVLAEAGRALDRHREAAEAAAASANAARTPRIAPATAYALGVLHADQRLEVEAARYEFQRIWQRTAVSAP; from the coding sequence GTGCTCGCCGGGTATCTGAACGCCCGCTGCGCGGACTTCCTGCGCAGTCTGCGGCTGTACGGGGAGAGCGGCTCGGACACCGCGGCGGCGGCGGAGGCCGCGTCGGCGCTGCGCTGTTCGGCGCGGCGCATCGGGGGCACGCTGCACACGTTCCGGGTGCTGCTGGACCCGGCGTGGGCGGACCAGCTCCGGACGGAACTGGGCTGGCTGTCGGGCACACTCGCGCAGGAGTACGCGTGCACGGCGCGGCTGCACCGGCTGGTGTCGGCGCTGGGGCGGCTGTCGGGACCGGGCCCGGCGCCGGGGTCCGGGCCGGTGCCGACCGCCCGCAGCGGTGAGGGCGCGTCGGCGGCGACGGCGGGTGCGCTGACCGTCGGGGCGTCGCGCGCCGGGGCGCTGCTGGAGCGGCAGTTGACGCTCGCGCGCACGCGGTCGCACTCGGCGGCGCTCCAGGCCCTCGGCTCGTCCCGCTTCCACGCGGTGGCCGACGCCGTCGCCGTCCTGGCGTCCGAGGTACCGCTGGCGCCGGTCGCGGGCGCGCCCGCCGCCGAGATCCTGGCGGCGCCCCGGAGCGCGGCCGAACGCAGGCTGCTCGACGCGGTGTCCGCGCTGCCACTGGCGCGCGCCGCGCACCCGTACAACGCGGAGGCCCTGGTCCACGGCCTGGCCACCCCCTCCGACGGCGAGGCCCAGGACGCCCCGTGGCACCAGGTGCGGCTGCTGCTCAGACTGCACCGGTACGCCCAGGAGGTCCGGCGGAGCGGCGGCTCCCCGGACCCGGTGCTCGCCGAGGCGGGCCGCGCCCTGGACCGCCACCGCGAAGCGGCCGAGGCCGCGGCGGCCTCGGCGAACGCGGCCCGCACCCCGCGGATCGCCCCGGCGACGGCGTACGCGCTCGGCGTGCTGCACGCGGACCAGCGCCTCGAAGTGGAGGCGGCGCGCTACGAGTTCCAGCGGATCTGGCAGCGGACGGCGGTGAGCGCACCATGA
- a CDS encoding NUDIX hydrolase, translating to MSESTGARARTVLAAGCVLWRRSPHSADGTEICLVHRPKYDDWSHPKGKLKHAEDALAGALREVLEETGHHCSPGARLGTVSYLVNGRPKEVVYWAAEATDGAFEPNDEVDRVLWLPPPTARTRLTQPRDRLLIDALLDSLPVKSAPES from the coding sequence ATGAGCGAGAGCACCGGCGCCCGTGCACGCACGGTCCTCGCGGCGGGGTGCGTGCTCTGGCGCAGGTCGCCCCACTCGGCCGACGGCACGGAGATCTGCCTGGTCCACAGGCCGAAGTACGACGACTGGTCCCACCCGAAGGGCAAACTGAAGCACGCGGAGGACGCCCTCGCGGGGGCACTGCGCGAGGTCCTGGAGGAGACGGGTCACCACTGCTCCCCCGGCGCGCGGCTCGGCACGGTCAGCTACCTCGTCAACGGCCGCCCCAAGGAGGTCGTCTACTGGGCGGCGGAAGCGACGGACGGCGCCTTCGAGCCGAACGACGAGGTGGACCGCGTCCTGTGGCTTCCCCCGCCCACGGCCCGCACCCGTCTGACCCAGCCCCGCGACCGCCTCCTGATCGACGCTCTTCTGGACTCACTGCCCGTGAAGAGCGCGCCGGAGTCATGA
- a CDS encoding aminoglycoside phosphotransferase family protein — MASGVANRAYLLGPDLVLRVPRTEAFVADLVKEAAVIPVARAAGVRTPALVTFDDSRTDADVPYMVLERVPGTDLADLAGHDGIGAGAGDVFREVGRELTRLHALTPEVVGELTGVPVEYDPDAGAPHRLVDGLLGDGMLDAEAARWLRGWFDRLAERIPGALPRVLVHGDIAPQNLLVSPVAGPGRGRLALTGIVDWGDAMWADPAVEFAKTPLRGVPAMLDGYREGGGGDGGGRDAPYAWEARVLRHHLGWALARLRDPAPVPGERHWTAPPASRLLGILRFFTSSPPEPWPALA; from the coding sequence ATGGCGTCGGGGGTCGCGAACCGGGCGTATCTCCTCGGTCCGGACCTGGTGCTGCGAGTTCCGCGTACGGAGGCCTTCGTCGCCGACCTGGTGAAGGAGGCGGCGGTCATCCCGGTCGCGCGGGCCGCCGGGGTGCGTACGCCGGCGCTCGTGACCTTCGACGACAGCCGTACGGACGCGGACGTGCCGTACATGGTGCTGGAGCGCGTGCCGGGCACGGACCTCGCGGACCTCGCGGGTCACGACGGGATCGGCGCGGGCGCGGGGGACGTCTTCCGGGAGGTGGGGCGCGAGCTGACGCGGCTGCACGCGCTGACTCCTGAGGTCGTGGGGGAGCTGACCGGTGTTCCGGTGGAGTACGACCCCGACGCCGGCGCCCCGCACCGGCTGGTCGACGGCCTGCTGGGGGACGGCATGCTCGACGCGGAGGCGGCGCGCTGGCTGCGCGGCTGGTTCGACCGCCTCGCGGAACGGATCCCCGGCGCCTTGCCGCGCGTCCTGGTGCACGGCGACATCGCGCCGCAGAACCTGCTGGTGAGTCCAGTGGCCGGGCCGGGACGGGGGAGGCTCGCGCTCACGGGGATCGTCGACTGGGGCGACGCGATGTGGGCGGACCCGGCGGTCGAGTTCGCCAAGACGCCGCTGCGGGGCGTCCCGGCGATGCTCGACGGCTACCGGGAGGGCGGCGGCGGGGACGGGGGCGGGCGCGACGCCCCGTACGCCTGGGAGGCCCGCGTCCTGCGCCACCACCTCGGCTGGGCCCTCGCCCGCCTGCGCGACCCCGCCCCGGTGCCGGGCGAACGCCACTGGACGGCGCCCCCGGCCTCGCGGCTGCTCGGCATCCTCCGGTTCTTCACCTCCTCGCCTCCGGAGCCGTGGCCGGCGCTCGCTTAG
- the pstS gene encoding phosphate ABC transporter substrate-binding protein PstS has product MKLQRKNRLRATALGALAVSGALVLTACGSDDNTESTGSGDKTAAAASNIKCDDAKGQVLAAGSSAQKNAMDLWVKNFQQACSGIEINYQPIGSGGGITKFTQGQVAFAGSDSALKPEEVTASEKICKGGKGINLPMVGGPVAIGFNVPGVDSLVLDAQTLAKIFDSKIKKWDDKAIADLNPDAKLPSTAIQAFHRSDESGTTQNLNKYLKAAAPAEWNYDDSSKSWEAKGGQAASGSSGVASSVKDTEGAIGYFELSYATAGDLTTVKVDTGAGDPVEATTENASKAIAAAKVKGTGNDLALELDYATKAEGAYPIILVTYEIACDKGNKAETLPSVKAFLNYTVSDEGQKVLSEAGYAPLPTEIAAKVREIVPTLS; this is encoded by the coding sequence GTGAAGCTTCAGCGCAAGAACCGGCTGCGCGCCACCGCGCTCGGTGCTCTCGCCGTCTCCGGCGCCCTGGTTCTCACGGCGTGCGGCTCGGACGACAACACGGAGAGCACCGGCTCCGGCGACAAGACAGCCGCCGCCGCCTCGAACATCAAGTGTGACGACGCCAAGGGCCAGGTCCTTGCCGCCGGATCGAGCGCCCAGAAGAACGCGATGGACCTCTGGGTCAAGAACTTCCAGCAGGCCTGTTCGGGCATCGAGATCAACTACCAGCCGATCGGTTCCGGCGGTGGCATCACCAAGTTCACGCAGGGCCAGGTCGCCTTCGCGGGCTCCGACTCCGCCCTGAAGCCCGAGGAAGTCACCGCCTCGGAGAAGATCTGCAAGGGCGGCAAGGGCATCAACCTCCCGATGGTCGGCGGCCCCGTCGCCATCGGCTTCAACGTGCCCGGCGTCGACAGCCTCGTCCTGGACGCCCAGACCCTCGCCAAGATCTTCGACTCGAAGATCAAGAAGTGGGACGACAAGGCGATCGCCGACCTCAACCCCGACGCCAAGCTGCCGAGCACCGCGATCCAGGCGTTCCACCGCTCGGACGAGTCGGGCACGACGCAGAACCTGAACAAGTACCTGAAGGCCGCCGCCCCGGCCGAGTGGAACTACGACGACAGCTCGAAGTCGTGGGAGGCCAAGGGCGGCCAGGCCGCCAGCGGCTCCTCCGGCGTCGCCTCCAGCGTCAAGGACACCGAAGGCGCCATCGGCTACTTCGAGCTCTCCTACGCGACCGCCGGCGACCTGACCACGGTCAAGGTCGACACCGGCGCCGGCGACCCGGTCGAGGCCACCACGGAGAACGCCTCCAAGGCCATCGCCGCCGCCAAGGTCAAGGGCACCGGCAACGACCTGGCCCTGGAGCTCGACTACGCCACCAAGGCCGAGGGTGCCTACCCGATCATCCTGGTGACGTACGAGATCGCCTGCGACAAGGGCAACAAGGCCGAGACCCTGCCCAGCGTCAAGGCGTTCCTCAACTACACCGTCAGCGACGAGGGCCAGAAGGTCCTGAGCGAGGCCGGCTACGCGCCGCTCCCGACCGAGATCGCGGCCAAGGTCCGCGAGATCGTTCCCACCCTGTCCTGA
- the pstC gene encoding phosphate ABC transporter permease subunit PstC: MDTASATTNAPPPPPLEDQGAPKGKKQPGDRIFLGLSRGSGITLLVIMAAIAAFLTYRAMLAISKDETNFLTTFEWNPQGDPRSFGIAVLAFGTVVSSIIAMVIAVPVAIGIALFISHFAPRRLAAPIAYLVDLLAAVPSIIYGLWGAVFLVPYLDGLNKWLNEYFAWTYIFEKTNEGVARNLFTVGILLAIMILPIITNVIREVFLQSPKMHEEAALALGATRWEVIRMSVLPFGRSGIISASMLGLGRALGETMAVAVVLSPSFLFSGHLLDAGGGTFAQNIAAKFNEADGFGRDALIASGLVLFVITLLVNGAARAIIARRKEYSGANA; encoded by the coding sequence ATGGATACAGCAAGCGCAACCACGAACGCCCCTCCACCCCCACCGCTCGAGGACCAGGGCGCGCCCAAGGGGAAGAAGCAGCCCGGCGACCGGATCTTCCTGGGCCTGTCCCGGGGTTCCGGCATCACATTGCTGGTCATCATGGCCGCGATCGCCGCGTTCCTCACCTATCGCGCGATGCTCGCGATCTCCAAGGACGAGACGAACTTCCTCACGACCTTCGAGTGGAACCCGCAGGGCGACCCGCGGTCCTTCGGTATCGCCGTACTCGCCTTCGGCACCGTGGTCAGCTCGATCATCGCCATGGTGATAGCCGTCCCGGTCGCCATCGGCATCGCGCTCTTCATCTCGCACTTCGCGCCCCGCAGGCTCGCCGCCCCGATCGCCTACCTGGTCGACCTGCTGGCAGCCGTACCGAGCATCATCTACGGCCTGTGGGGCGCCGTCTTCCTCGTCCCGTACCTCGACGGCCTCAACAAGTGGCTGAACGAGTACTTCGCCTGGACGTACATCTTCGAGAAGACGAACGAAGGAGTCGCCCGCAACCTGTTCACCGTGGGCATCCTGCTGGCGATCATGATCCTCCCCATCATCACCAACGTCATCCGCGAGGTCTTCCTCCAGTCGCCGAAGATGCACGAAGAGGCCGCACTGGCCCTCGGTGCCACGCGCTGGGAAGTCATCCGGATGTCGGTCCTGCCGTTCGGCCGCTCCGGCATCATCAGCGCCTCGATGCTCGGCCTCGGACGCGCGCTGGGCGAGACGATGGCCGTCGCCGTCGTCCTGTCGCCGAGCTTCCTCTTCTCGGGCCATCTGCTCGACGCGGGCGGCGGCACCTTCGCGCAGAACATCGCCGCGAAGTTCAACGAGGCCGACGGCTTCGGCCGCGACGCCCTGATCGCCTCCGGCCTGGTCCTCTTCGTCATCACACTGCTGGTCAACGGCGCGGCCCGCGCGATCATCGCCCGCCGCAAGGAGTACTCGGGGGCCAACGCATGA
- the pstA gene encoding phosphate ABC transporter permease PstA: protein MSHTLQDERPAVAEPRGSLSHARMPRWAPAAIAAGSLALGWLIGETAGLESKAQWALLAALIFIGGTYLITAKVEGSRQGKNQVATSLVWVCFVLAVIPLLSLAWTTVSKGASVVDGYFLSHSMSGLLDTDEGGGIYHALLGTIEQVAIAAVIATPIGLLTAVYLVEYGRGKLARAVTFFVDVMTGIPSIVAGLFILATWNLMLGFGPSGFAGALALSILMMPVIVRSTEEMLKLVPNELREASLALGVPQWRTILKVVLPTAIGGITTGVMLAIARITGETAPVLLLVFGTKLINPNPFEGAQSSLPLYVYEQYAVGTSASVERAWGAALVLIVFVMLLNLVARGIARWKAPKTGR, encoded by the coding sequence ATGAGCCACACGCTGCAGGACGAGCGGCCCGCGGTCGCCGAGCCCCGGGGCTCGCTCTCGCACGCGCGCATGCCGCGCTGGGCCCCCGCGGCCATCGCCGCCGGCTCCCTGGCGCTGGGCTGGCTGATCGGCGAGACGGCGGGACTGGAGAGCAAGGCCCAGTGGGCCCTGCTCGCCGCGCTGATCTTCATCGGCGGTACGTATCTGATCACCGCCAAGGTCGAAGGCAGCCGCCAGGGCAAGAACCAGGTCGCGACCAGCCTCGTCTGGGTCTGCTTCGTCCTGGCCGTCATCCCGCTGCTCTCGCTGGCCTGGACCACCGTCAGCAAGGGCGCGTCGGTCGTCGACGGGTACTTCCTGAGCCACTCGATGAGCGGACTCCTCGACACGGACGAGGGCGGCGGCATCTACCACGCGCTGCTCGGCACCATCGAGCAGGTCGCCATCGCCGCCGTGATCGCCACCCCGATCGGTCTGCTGACCGCCGTCTACCTCGTCGAGTACGGGCGCGGGAAGCTCGCCCGCGCCGTCACCTTCTTCGTGGACGTGATGACCGGCATCCCGTCGATCGTCGCCGGTCTTTTCATCCTGGCGACGTGGAACCTGATGCTCGGCTTCGGCCCGTCCGGATTCGCCGGCGCCCTGGCGCTCTCGATCCTGATGATGCCGGTGATCGTCCGCTCCACCGAGGAGATGCTGAAGCTCGTCCCGAACGAACTGCGCGAGGCATCGCTGGCGCTGGGCGTGCCCCAGTGGCGCACGATCCTCAAGGTGGTCCTGCCGACCGCGATCGGCGGCATCACCACCGGCGTGATGCTCGCGATCGCGCGCATCACCGGTGAGACCGCGCCCGTGCTGCTGCTCGTCTTCGGTACGAAGCTCATCAACCCGAACCCGTTCGAAGGCGCCCAGTCGTCACTGCCGCTGTACGTGTACGAGCAGTACGCGGTCGGCACCAGCGCCTCGGTCGAGCGCGCCTGGGGCGCGGCACTCGTCCTGATCGTCTTCGTCATGCTCCTCAACCTGGTGGCGCGCGGCATCGCCCGCTGGAAGGCCCCCAAGACCGGCCGCTGA
- the pstB gene encoding phosphate ABC transporter ATP-binding protein PstB → MAKRIDVSGLTAYYGNHRAIDDISMTVEPRSVTAFIGPSGCGKSTFLRTLNRMHEVTPGGRVEGKVLLDDENLYGANVDPVAVRRTVGMVFQRPNPFPTMSIFDNVAAGLRLNGKYRKNELADVVEKSLKGANLWNEVKDRLNKPGSGLSGGQQQRLCIARAIAVQPDVLLMDEPCSALDPISTLAIEDLIGQLKERFTIVIVTHNMQQAARVSDRTAFFNLSAVGQPGKLIEIDETERIFANPSVQATEDYISGRFG, encoded by the coding sequence ATGGCCAAGCGAATCGACGTCAGCGGCCTGACCGCGTACTACGGCAACCACCGGGCGATCGACGACATCTCCATGACCGTCGAGCCCCGCTCCGTGACGGCCTTCATCGGCCCGTCCGGCTGCGGCAAGTCCACGTTCCTCCGCACCCTCAACCGTATGCACGAGGTCACGCCCGGTGGCCGCGTCGAGGGCAAGGTCCTGCTGGACGACGAGAACCTGTACGGCGCCAATGTCGACCCGGTCGCGGTGCGCCGCACGGTCGGCATGGTCTTCCAGCGGCCCAACCCGTTCCCGACCATGTCGATCTTCGACAACGTCGCGGCCGGCCTGCGGCTCAACGGCAAGTACCGCAAGAACGAGCTGGCGGACGTCGTCGAGAAGTCCCTCAAGGGCGCCAACCTCTGGAACGAGGTCAAGGACCGCCTCAACAAGCCCGGTTCCGGCCTCTCCGGCGGCCAGCAGCAGCGACTGTGCATCGCCCGCGCGATCGCGGTGCAGCCTGACGTCCTGCTGATGGACGAGCCGTGCTCGGCGCTCGACCCGATTTCCACGCTCGCGATCGAGGACCTGATCGGCCAGCTCAAGGAGCGCTTCACGATCGTCATCGTGACGCACAACATGCAGCAGGCGGCGCGGGTCTCCGACCGTACGGCCTTCTTCAACCTGTCGGCCGTGGGCCAGCCCGGCAAGCTCATCGAAATAGACGAGACGGAGCGGATCTTCGCCAACCCGTCCGTACAGGCGACCGAGGACTACATCTCCGGCCGCTTCGGATAG
- a CDS encoding inorganic phosphate transporter: MDTFALIVTIGVALGFTYTNGFHDSANAIATSVSTRALTPRAALAMAAVMNLAGAFLGQGVAKTVSEGLIATPHGQRGMGILFAALVGAIVWNLVTWYYGLPSSSSHALFGGMVGAALAGGTEVIWTGVLEKIVIPMFLSPIVGLVIGYLVMVGIMWMFRHSNPHKAKRGFRIAQTVSAAGMALGHGLQDAQKTMGIVVMALVIADVEGQGDEIPIWVKIACAVMLSLGTYAGGWRIMRTLGRKIIELDPPQGFAAETTGASIMFGSAFIFHAPISTTHVITSAIMGVGATKRVNAVRWGVAKNIILGWFITMPAAALVAAVSFWIVNLAFG, encoded by the coding sequence GTGGACACCTTTGCCCTGATCGTGACCATCGGAGTCGCGCTCGGCTTCACGTACACCAACGGCTTCCACGACTCCGCGAACGCCATCGCGACATCGGTGTCAACGCGGGCGCTGACGCCGCGCGCCGCGCTGGCGATGGCCGCGGTGATGAATCTCGCAGGGGCGTTTCTCGGCCAAGGGGTCGCCAAGACCGTCAGCGAAGGGCTGATCGCCACGCCGCACGGGCAGCGAGGGATGGGGATCCTCTTCGCCGCGCTCGTCGGGGCGATCGTCTGGAACCTGGTCACCTGGTACTACGGCCTGCCGTCCTCCTCGTCGCACGCGCTCTTCGGCGGCATGGTGGGCGCGGCGCTCGCCGGCGGGACCGAGGTGATCTGGACCGGGGTGCTGGAGAAGATCGTCATCCCGATGTTCCTGTCGCCGATCGTCGGCCTGGTCATCGGCTATCTGGTGATGGTCGGCATCATGTGGATGTTCCGGCACTCCAACCCGCACAAGGCCAAGCGCGGATTCCGGATAGCGCAGACGGTCTCGGCGGCCGGCATGGCGCTCGGGCACGGACTCCAGGACGCGCAGAAGACGATGGGCATCGTGGTGATGGCGCTGGTCATCGCCGATGTCGAGGGTCAGGGCGACGAGATCCCGATCTGGGTGAAGATCGCCTGCGCGGTGATGCTCTCGCTCGGTACGTACGCGGGCGGCTGGCGCATCATGCGGACGCTGGGCCGCAAGATCATCGAGCTGGATCCGCCGCAGGGGTTCGCGGCGGAGACGACGGGCGCGTCGATCATGTTCGGCTCGGCGTTCATCTTCCACGCGCCGATCTCGACGACACACGTCATCACCTCGGCGATCATGGGCGTCGGCGCGACGAAGCGGGTGAACGCGGTGCGGTGGGGTGTGGCGAAGAACATCATCCTGGGCTGGTTCATCACGATGCCGGCGGCGGCGCTCGTCGCGGCGGTCAGCTTCTGGATTGTGAATCTGGCCTTCGGCTGA